The following proteins are co-located in the Nitrospirota bacterium genome:
- a CDS encoding DUF2277 domain-containing protein, translating into MCRNIRTLFNFEPPVTDDEIRGAALQFVRKVSGFNKPSKANEAAFLAAVDAVAAASRRLLSTLETNAPPRNRAEEAAKARARAAQRFSP; encoded by the coding sequence ATGTGCAGAAACATCAGAACCCTCTTCAATTTCGAACCGCCCGTGACCGACGACGAGATCCGAGGGGCCGCGCTGCAATTCGTGAGAAAAGTAAGCGGATTCAACAAGCCATCGAAGGCCAACGAAGCTGCATTCCTTGCGGCTGTTGACGCGGTAGCAGCGGCTTCCAGAAGGCTCCTGAGCACGCTTGAGACGAACGCACCGCCGAGGAACCGCGCTGAAGAGGCCGCCAAGGCACGGGCACGCGCTGCTCAGAGGTTTTCCCCGTGA